The following are encoded together in the bacterium genome:
- the hpnH gene encoding adenosyl-hopene transferase HpnH: MGIPLRQAARVGAYMAANRLRGRHKYPLIVEMEPLFACNLACPGCGKIQHPTEILRKRLSVEECVGAMEECGAPMVSIAGGEPLLHPQIADIVEALLERKKFVYLCTNGVLLRRRMDQFKPSPYFSWAVHVDGLRERHDIAVAREGVFDEVVEAIRDAKKRGFRVTTNSTFFNTDTPESVRGVLDFLNDDLGVDSLMISPGYAYEKAPDQEHFLQVAETRRLFREAFADGRRKRWRLNHSPLFLDFLEGKVDYQCTPWGIPSYSVFGWQRPCYLMADGYAETYQELLETTDWDSYGRGRDERCASCMAHCGYEPSAVIATAGSLRQSLRALVAG; this comes from the coding sequence ATGGGCATCCCGCTTCGACAGGCGGCCCGGGTCGGCGCCTACATGGCCGCCAACAGGCTCCGGGGCCGCCACAAGTACCCACTCATCGTGGAGATGGAGCCGCTGTTCGCCTGCAACCTGGCATGTCCCGGCTGCGGCAAGATCCAGCACCCCACCGAGATCCTGCGCAAGCGTCTCAGCGTCGAGGAGTGCGTGGGCGCCATGGAGGAGTGCGGCGCGCCGATGGTCTCCATCGCCGGGGGCGAGCCGTTGCTGCATCCGCAGATCGCCGACATCGTGGAGGCGCTGCTGGAGCGGAAGAAGTTCGTGTACCTCTGCACCAACGGCGTGCTGCTGCGTCGCCGGATGGACCAGTTCAAGCCCTCGCCCTACTTCTCCTGGGCGGTGCACGTGGACGGGCTGCGCGAGCGCCACGACATCGCGGTGGCTCGGGAGGGCGTCTTCGACGAAGTGGTCGAAGCCATCCGGGACGCCAAGAAGCGCGGCTTCCGGGTCACCACCAACAGCACCTTCTTCAACACCGACACGCCCGAGTCGGTGCGCGGCGTTCTGGACTTCCTGAACGACGACCTGGGGGTGGACTCGCTCATGATCTCCCCGGGCTACGCCTACGAGAAGGCCCCCGACCAGGAGCACTTCCTGCAGGTGGCCGAGACCAGGCGGCTGTTCCGGGAGGCCTTCGCCGACGGGCGCCGCAAGCGCTGGCGCCTCAACCACTCGCCGCTGTTCCTGGACTTCCTCGAGGGCAAGGTGGACTACCAGTGCACCCCGTGGGGGATCCCCAGTTACTCCGTGTTCGGCTGGCAGCGGCCCTGCTACCTCATGGCGGACGGGTATGCCGAGACCTACCAGGAGTTGCTCGAGACGACCGACTGGGACAGCTACGGGCGCGGTCGCGACGAGCGCTGCGCCAGCTGCATGGCGCACTGCGGCTACGAGCCGTCGGCGGTGATCGCCACCGCAGGCTCGCTGCGCCAGTCGCTGCGGGCGCTCGTGGCGGGCTGA
- the shc gene encoding squalene--hopene cyclase → MTTAKDSLAAPPWLVPPADTGELEREAADALQRSAEALLGLQDPAGWWKGDLETNVAIEAEDLLLRTFLGICDDETLALTANWIRSKQCPDGGWSSHYGGPSDLSLAVEAYVALRLAGDSPDAEHMLLAAEFVRDLGGPECARVFTRVWLALFGQWSWRDLPAIPPELILLPRWIPLNIYDFACWARQTIVPLTIVSTYRPQVELGFDLAELRTGAVPPERVPRSIRTPAGCFQRLDKALHRFHDRAPWRLRETSMKLAEQWIIRRQESDGCWGGIQPPWVYSIIALHLRGYALDHPILAKALSCFDSYEVRDGDMRWLECCQSPVWDTALAVVALGDAGLRRDHPAMVSAADWLLDEEVRVRGDWAARRPQLAPGGWAFEFQNDNYPDLDDTAEVVLALGHAQASDPERANEAIARAVAWAEGMQSSDGGYAAFDADNVRRLCEQLPFCDFGEVIDPPSSDVTAHVVEMLCWVRAHTDIPVDARRLRRAVDWLWLDQERDGSWFGRWGVNHLYGLGAVLPALRAVGVPPSDRRIRRAVRWLHATQGPEGGWGEDLRSYESDSWRGRGDPTASQTAWALLALMAADEFGEPTRRGVAWLAGACRPNGTWEEPQYTGTGFQGYFYINYHLYRQVFPTMALGRFLRATAGEEPRR, encoded by the coding sequence ATGACGACGGCCAAGGACTCGCTGGCCGCGCCGCCGTGGCTCGTGCCGCCGGCGGACACCGGTGAGCTCGAACGGGAAGCGGCCGACGCCCTGCAGCGTTCGGCTGAGGCGCTGCTGGGCTTGCAGGACCCGGCGGGCTGGTGGAAGGGCGACCTGGAGACCAACGTGGCGATCGAGGCCGAGGATCTCCTGCTGCGCACGTTCCTGGGTATCTGCGACGACGAGACCCTGGCTCTCACGGCCAACTGGATCCGCTCCAAGCAGTGTCCCGACGGCGGTTGGTCGTCCCACTACGGGGGCCCCTCGGACCTCTCGCTGGCCGTCGAGGCCTACGTGGCGCTGCGCCTCGCCGGCGACAGCCCCGACGCCGAGCACATGCTCCTGGCCGCCGAGTTCGTGCGCGACCTGGGCGGTCCGGAGTGCGCCCGCGTCTTCACGCGCGTCTGGCTGGCCCTGTTCGGGCAGTGGTCGTGGCGGGACCTGCCCGCCATCCCCCCCGAGTTGATCCTGCTGCCGCGCTGGATCCCGCTGAACATCTACGACTTCGCCTGCTGGGCCCGCCAGACGATCGTCCCGCTGACCATCGTGAGCACCTACCGTCCGCAGGTCGAGCTGGGTTTCGACCTGGCCGAGTTGCGCACCGGGGCGGTGCCGCCCGAACGGGTGCCCCGGTCGATCCGCACCCCCGCCGGCTGTTTCCAGCGTCTCGACAAGGCCCTCCACAGGTTCCACGACCGGGCCCCGTGGCGGTTGCGGGAGACCTCCATGAAGCTCGCCGAGCAGTGGATCATCCGCCGCCAGGAGTCCGACGGCTGCTGGGGCGGCATCCAGCCCCCCTGGGTGTACTCGATCATCGCCCTGCACCTGCGGGGCTACGCCCTGGATCACCCCATCCTGGCCAAGGCGCTGTCCTGCTTCGACAGCTACGAGGTGCGCGACGGGGACATGCGCTGGCTGGAGTGCTGCCAGTCGCCGGTGTGGGACACGGCGCTGGCGGTCGTTGCCCTCGGCGACGCCGGGCTGCGCCGCGACCACCCGGCGATGGTGAGCGCCGCCGATTGGCTGCTGGACGAGGAGGTGCGGGTGCGCGGCGACTGGGCGGCCCGGCGCCCGCAGCTGGCCCCCGGCGGCTGGGCCTTCGAGTTCCAGAACGACAACTACCCCGACCTCGACGACACCGCCGAGGTGGTGCTGGCGCTGGGCCATGCCCAGGCCTCCGATCCCGAGCGCGCCAACGAGGCGATCGCTCGCGCCGTCGCCTGGGCCGAAGGTATGCAGAGCAGCGACGGCGGCTACGCCGCCTTCGATGCCGACAACGTCCGGCGCCTCTGCGAGCAACTGCCATTCTGCGACTTCGGCGAGGTCATCGACCCGCCGAGTTCCGACGTCACCGCGCACGTGGTGGAGATGCTCTGCTGGGTGCGCGCCCACACCGACATTCCCGTCGACGCCCGCCGCCTGCGGCGCGCCGTGGACTGGCTGTGGCTCGACCAGGAGCGCGACGGATCCTGGTTCGGGCGCTGGGGTGTGAACCACCTGTACGGCCTCGGCGCGGTGCTGCCGGCGCTGCGAGCGGTGGGCGTGCCGCCCAGCGACCGCCGCATCCGCCGCGCCGTGCGCTGGCTGCACGCCACGCAGGGCCCCGAAGGGGGTTGGGGCGAGGATCTGCGGTCCTATGAGTCCGACAGCTGGCGGGGTCGCGGCGACCCCACCGCCTCCCAGACCGCCTGGGCGCTGCTGGCGCTCATGGCTGCGGATGAGTTCGGCGAGCCGACCCGCCGCGGCGTGGCGTGGCTGGCCGGCGCCTGCCGTCCTAATGGCACCTGGGAGGAGCCCCAGTACACCGGCACCGGCTTCCAGGGCTACTTCTACATCAACTACCACCTCTACCGGCAGGTGTTCCCGACCATGGCGCTGGGCCGCTTCCTGCGAGCCACCGCCGGGGAGGAGCCGCGGCGGTGA
- a CDS encoding ABC transporter substrate-binding protein, translated as MRSRHGVAAVLTVAALLAAACSGDPTEQSEPASADTGSTPAVAATGVTSAAATAPAAGVDARDAGTAGSPEPVRIGVIMAVGGRLAPHDGPVLDALAYAVRQVNSSGGLLGRPLELLFEDSDSELNTAFDAARRLIDRDVAVIFTSCDPYFSRPVREAAHGAGALVIVPCGPEPLPTVATGRARVFSAGTSAQAYGRALAEYAVDAGISSAATLVEADKAEAVQMCDSFDRRFTELGGTRGFTLGFDRFWIAAQPVVGARATARALERVADHPAVVLCAAVGGRGIRMFELLRSAGIGTEVLAPAALDGVAWQRGVFGLEPLTVITEASTFGDDPSAQVNAYFASIITGDLRREPEDAAQDVDPRGLAEVEDRVGWAVTGAEALWIFIRAVQRTAGLDPAVLAADIEQFEAVELWMDSASFSPARHAVGGRALRVIRHDGGASRLIELRIPSGS; from the coding sequence GTGCGCAGCCGCCATGGAGTCGCCGCAGTCCTGACGGTGGCGGCTCTGCTGGCCGCCGCCTGTTCCGGCGATCCGACCGAGCAGTCCGAGCCGGCGTCGGCGGACACCGGCTCGACCCCGGCGGTCGCCGCGACGGGGGTGACGTCGGCGGCGGCCACCGCCCCGGCAGCCGGGGTCGACGCCCGGGACGCCGGCACGGCCGGGAGTCCCGAGCCGGTGAGGATCGGTGTGATCATGGCGGTCGGCGGCCGACTCGCACCGCACGACGGCCCGGTGCTCGACGCCCTCGCCTACGCGGTGCGGCAGGTCAACTCCTCCGGCGGGCTGCTGGGGAGGCCTCTGGAGTTGCTGTTCGAGGACTCGGATTCCGAGCTCAACACCGCTTTCGACGCGGCGCGGCGGCTGATCGACAGGGACGTGGCGGTGATCTTCACGTCCTGCGACCCGTACTTCAGCCGGCCGGTACGCGAGGCGGCCCACGGCGCCGGCGCGCTCGTGATCGTGCCGTGCGGGCCCGAGCCCCTGCCGACGGTGGCGACGGGGCGAGCTCGGGTGTTCTCCGCCGGGACCTCCGCGCAGGCCTACGGGCGGGCGCTCGCCGAGTACGCCGTCGACGCGGGGATCTCCTCGGCGGCGACCCTGGTGGAGGCCGACAAGGCCGAGGCCGTTCAGATGTGCGACAGCTTCGACCGCCGCTTCACCGAGCTGGGAGGCACGCGGGGCTTCACACTGGGATTCGACCGCTTCTGGATCGCCGCGCAGCCCGTCGTCGGGGCGCGGGCAACGGCCCGGGCGCTGGAACGGGTGGCCGATCACCCCGCTGTGGTGCTCTGCGCCGCGGTCGGCGGGCGCGGCATCCGGATGTTCGAATTGCTGCGGTCGGCGGGCATCGGCACGGAGGTGCTGGCGCCGGCGGCGCTGGACGGCGTGGCCTGGCAGCGCGGCGTCTTCGGGTTGGAACCGCTGACGGTGATCACCGAGGCGTCCACGTTCGGCGACGACCCGAGCGCGCAGGTGAACGCCTACTTCGCCTCGATCATCACCGGCGATCTGCGCCGGGAGCCGGAGGACGCAGCGCAGGACGTCGATCCCCGTGGTCTGGCGGAGGTCGAGGACCGTGTCGGCTGGGCGGTCACCGGTGCCGAGGCGCTGTGGATCTTCATCCGGGCGGTCCAGCGCACCGCCGGCCTGGACCCGGCCGTGCTGGCGGCCGACATCGAGCAGTTCGAGGCCGTCGAACTCTGGATGGATTCGGCCTCCTTCAGCCCCGCCCGGCACGCCGTCGGCGGGAGAGCCTTGCGGGTCATCCGACACGACGGCGGCGCCAGCCGGCTGATCGAGTTGCGCATCCCCAGCGGGTCCTAG
- a CDS encoding D-isomer specific 2-hydroxyacid dehydrogenase family protein — protein sequence MTRQPLVAVEPQCWRRDDLAGAVSAGGGIVVPPAEAEGLIWADPQNPDLLGPVLHAAPQLRWIQLPYAGIEPYLAFLDDERLWTCGKGVYAEPVAEMALGMLLAGMRGFTSYLPARSWLEPEGRNLRDAAITILGGGGITVELLKLLAPFECDTTVLRRHPEPLPDADGVRIVGPASLDEALAGTDAVVVAMALTAETRGIIDAGALARMPEHCWLVNVARGEHVVTDDLVDALGAGTIAGAALDVTDPEPLPDGHPLWDLPNCIITPHVGNTPEMGMTLLNRRVTENVRRYAAGEPLLGPVNTALGY from the coding sequence ATGACACGCCAACCCCTGGTGGCGGTGGAACCGCAGTGCTGGCGGCGGGATGACCTGGCGGGGGCGGTCAGCGCCGGCGGGGGGATCGTGGTGCCCCCCGCCGAGGCGGAGGGCCTGATCTGGGCCGACCCCCAGAACCCCGACCTGCTGGGTCCGGTGCTGCACGCCGCGCCGCAGTTGCGCTGGATCCAGCTGCCCTACGCCGGCATCGAGCCCTACCTGGCGTTCCTGGACGACGAGCGGCTCTGGACGTGCGGCAAGGGCGTGTACGCCGAGCCGGTGGCGGAGATGGCGCTGGGCATGCTGCTGGCGGGGATGCGCGGCTTCACCAGCTACCTGCCGGCCCGGAGTTGGCTGGAGCCCGAGGGCCGCAACCTGCGCGACGCCGCCATCACGATCCTGGGCGGTGGCGGCATCACCGTCGAGCTGCTGAAGCTGCTGGCGCCGTTCGAGTGCGACACAACGGTGCTGCGCCGACATCCCGAACCGCTCCCGGACGCCGACGGAGTCCGGATCGTCGGGCCTGCGAGCCTCGACGAGGCGCTTGCCGGCACCGACGCCGTCGTCGTGGCGATGGCCCTCACCGCCGAGACCAGGGGCATCATCGACGCCGGGGCACTGGCGAGGATGCCGGAGCACTGCTGGCTCGTCAACGTGGCGCGCGGCGAGCACGTCGTGACCGATGACCTCGTGGACGCCCTGGGTGCGGGGACCATCGCCGGCGCGGCGCTGGACGTGACCGATCCTGAACCGCTGCCCGACGGCCACCCGCTGTGGGATCTGCCGAACTGCATCATCACCCCGCACGTGGGCAACACGCCCGAGATGGGGATGACGCTGCTGAACCGCCGGGTGACCGAGAACGTGCGCCGTTACGCAGCGGGCGAGCCGTTGCTGGGGCCGGTGAACACCGCCCTCGGCTACTGA